In the Topomyia yanbarensis strain Yona2022 chromosome 3, ASM3024719v1, whole genome shotgun sequence genome, one interval contains:
- the LOC131691867 gene encoding trichohyalin-like gives MPGGFDLDLTCSQSGYSRRRMNGDADDDGDADSGSIIPDRAGKRTFCRLCLTHSEKLRALFPPDSPPDPSLLAQIFDCVDVQITLPDDIKSFICADCIQQIYAFSSFKELCKCNDQLLKSQSLMQDFDDEESEDEKPMFITPEVTIFKKEQCSSFIPEASLLEKLLEQGVEVEAIGQTTSSNSQAEQTSHLNPEDREAERKAKNAARMRRWRMRQRQKQEQQLIEAQEKISQNVEQKDPPQIEQEDALRLQQAQELFAFFAHHQMRQVEAEIRRLKEGVQNSLTEQPENPIFKPEPQLKEEIVSRQSSPTSDTQMASLRRSRAEYMRKWRAKRQTQQSAATFGLVGRPPAVSPAQSETEKLVVQRHNRAEYMRRWRRERLKQELSPEEFDDWCIKSEQRRRFREWQVIRESGASSTGDDTMDYGERDAEESYSFEATRPDAIQS, from the exons ATGCCGGGAGGATTCGATTTGGACCTCACTTGCTCGCAAAGTGGATACTCCCGTCGACGCATGAATGGCGATGCTGATGACGACGGCGATGCTGATTCTGGGTCTATCATACCCGATCGGGCTGGAAAGCGCACATTCTGTCGGTTGTGCTTAACTCACTCCGAAAAGTTGCGGGCCTTATTTCCACCGGACTCGCCACCGGATCCTTCGTTGCTAGCACAAATTTTTGACTGTGTAGATGTACAG ATCACCCTGCCGGATGATATTAAATCATTTATCTGTGCCGACTGCATCCAGCAAATCTACGCTTTCTCTAGTTTCAAGGAACTATGTAAATGTAACGACCAGTTACTAAAGAGTCAAAGCTTAATGCAGGACTTCGACGATGAGGAGTCAGAAGATGAGAAACCGATGTTTATTACACCAGAAGTTACCATTTTCAAAAAAGAACAGTGTAGTTCTTTTATTCCGGAGGCATCTCTGTTGGAGAAGCTGCTAGAGCAAGGCGTTGAAGTCGAAGCAATAGGGCAGACGACCAGCTCAAATTCGCAAGCGGAACAAACCAGCCATCTGAACCCGGAGGATCGGGAAGCCGAACGGAAGGCAAAGAACGCAGCACGAATGCGACGGTGGAGAATGCGTCAGCGACAAAAGCAGGAACAGCAGCTCATAGAAGCTCAGGAGAAAATCTCCCAAAACGTTGAGCAAAAAGATCCACCTCAGATAGAGCAGGAAGACGCTCTCCGGTTGCAGCAGGCACAGGAATTGTTTGCGTTCTTTGCTCATCATCAGATGCGACAAGTGGAGGCAGAGATACGACGACTTAAGGAAGGAGTTCAAAACTCGTTAACGGAACAACCGGAAAATCCTATTTTTAAACCCGAACCACAACTAAAGGAAGAAATAGTCAGTCGTCAGAGTTCACCAACTTCGGATACACAGATGGCTTCCTTACGACGCTCACGCGCAGAATATATGCGCAAGTGGCGCGCCAAACGGCAAACGCAACAGAGCGCAGCCACATTTGGTTTAGTTGGCCGTCCACCCGCTGTTTCACCGGCCCAAAGTGAAACGGAGAAACTCGTCGTCCAACGGCACAACCGTGCCGAGTATATGCGCCGCTGGAGACGAGAACGGCTGAAACAGGAACTCAGCCCCGAGGAGTTTGATGATTGGTGTATCAAGAGTGAACAGCGACGACGGTTCCGCGAATGGCAAGTGATCAGGGAAAGTGGAGCCTCTTCCACCGGTGACGATACCATGGACTATGGTGAACGCGATGCGGAAGAAAGTTACTCATTCGAGGCGACTCGGCCAGATGCGATACAGAGTTGA
- the LOC131691730 gene encoding leucine-rich repeat transmembrane neuronal protein 1-like, translated as MHRNGWVPFFLVPLTIILQTASKNITCWELPCRHNRYHFDCCIRQLEIDDRTTIEYANFAKQQYVLLEDSNIFTVSPQLFELMVDAKMLEISGGFVPWVHLQPSVTVLIIYDSQTKKIFVDPEEKKYRLIWLEVRNVTMKEVPPYLHQLRNLEHIGLVSAGLEYLVMDQFDGLNKLEELDLSCNNILQIHINFPMRLPALRTLHLNGNKLTAIDIGYWHMPELTTFDLSSNRLKYIANYNSNQMEKLCAIKAEQNRWNCKWLAEFLHACFHFKGYGFSDTQVECDEDEEWHENCCYGNETESSYHDYLKEMHLI; from the exons ATGCACCGTAACGGTTGGGTTCC ctttttcCTAGTACCATTGACCATCATCTTGCAAACGGCGAGCAAAAACATCACCTGCTGGGAGTTGCCATGCCGACATAACCGGTATCACTTTGACTGTTGTATCCGGCAGTTGGAGATCGACGATCGGACCACAATCGAATATGCAAACTTCGCCAAACAGCAGTACGTTCTGCTGGAGGATAGCAACATTTTCACAGTATCACCACAACTGTTCGAACTGATGGTGGACGCCAAGATGTTGGAGATTTCCGGTGGGTTTGTACCTTGGGTCCACTTGCAGCCCTCCGTCACCGTGTTGATCATATACGACAGTCAGACGAAGAAAATTTTTGTCGATCCAGAGGAGAAAAAGTACCGGCTGATTTGGTTGGAGGTTCGTAACGTTACTATGAAAGAGGTCCCACCGTATTTGCATCAGCTTAGGAATCTGGAACATATCGGATTAGTCAGTGCAGGTCTGGAGTACTTGGTAATGGACCAGTTTGATGGACTCAACAAACTGGAAGAGCTCGATTTGtcctgtaacaacattctacaaaTTCATATCAATTTTCCAATGAGATTACCAGCACTGCGCACGTTGCACCTAAACGGCAACAAACTAACGGCAATCGATATTGGCTACTGGCACATGCCGGAACTGACTACGTTCGATCTGTCCTCCAATCGACTGAAGTACATAGCGAACTACAACAGCAATCAGATGGAGAAACTGTGCGCCATCAAAGCCGAGCAGAACAGATGGAATTGTAAGTGGCTGGCTGAGTTCCTACACGCGTGCTTCCACTTCAAAGGGTATGGTTTTAGTGATACGCAGGTCGAATGCGACGAGGAtgaggaatggcacgaaaattGCTGCTACGGAAACGAAACCGAATCCAGTTATCACGACTATTTAAAGGAGATGCACCTGATTTGA